The Desulfobulbaceae bacterium DB1 genome segment ATTACGTCAACGAGCTGACCGCCCTGGCCCGGGGCGGCGAAGAGATGATCGCGGCAACGGACTATGTCCTGCTTGACTGCGGCAGCCGTGACATCAAGTACATCAGCTATTGCGGCGGCGAGCTCCATGACATGGGCTGGAACAGTGAATGCGGCGCTTCCATGGGATTTACCATCGAACTGCTGGAACGCTACTACAACCTCGACTACACAAGCCTTGCCGTGCCGGAAACCACCTTCTCCATCACCTGCGGCGTCCTGGGCATGAGCCACATCTTTGACGCGGTCACCTCCGGCATCTCGGAAGCCGAAGCAGTGGCCCGCTTTGTCAAGGGCATTGCGGTCAATGCCTACCGCTTCGCCGGTTCACCCGAGGTGCTCTATCTCTCCGGCGGTTTGTGCGACAACCCGCTCTTTGTCGGCAGTTTTCCCTGCCGGGTGGTGCCGCTGGGGCGCTTTGTCCTGATCAAGGGCCTGGAAAAAACCGCCAGGCAGCACTTGGCGGAATCCAGATGAGCGGCCAGGCAAACGGCGGCGAACGGCCCAACTGCTTTGCCTGCCGCCATTTCTTCATCACCTACCAGGCTTCCCACCCTTACGGCTGCAAGGCCATGGGCTTTAAATCAAAAAAAAATCCGGCCCTGGTGGTCTACGAAAGCTCCGGCCTCGAATGCCGGCTGTTTGAGAAAAAGTGACGTTTTTTCCGCATAAGTCAATGTCTCGCTCGGCATCATGGCCGCAAAATCACTGTTTCTCACCCCTTGCCGAACCCGGTGCGCAGCAACGAATCACGGCTGATCATGCCCCGGAATCGGCCTTGGGCATCGAGCACCGGCAAACGTTTGAAGCCCTTGTCCGTCATGAGCCTGACGGCCTCGTCCAGAACGGCATTTTCCCCGATGGTGACAATATTCGTCTGCATGACCTCGGCGGCGGTCCCGGCCCGCAACAGTTCACGGAACTCGCGGCATTTCCTGCCGCGTTCCGTGAAGGGTATTTTACTGACGAAATAATTCCAGATGCCTTCATAATGGGCGGATGAGAAGGCGACCAGCAGATCCCGGTCAAAGATCAGCCCCAGGAACCGGCCGTCACCGTCCACCACCGCCACCCGCTGGATGTCGTTGGCGTCGATCATCCGGATGACCTCCTCGATCGAGGTATCCGGCCGAGCCGTCTGCGTATCCCGGCGCATGACGTCGGAGACCAGACGCAGGTTGCCCACTTCGATGTGCTGCGCCCGGAAACTCTTCCAGTCCGGCGCCTCCTTCATGATGGTGCGGAATATATCGATGCGCGAAAGCATGCCGACCAACCTGCCGTCCGCATCGACCACCGGCAGACGTTTCAGCTGCTTTTCAAGCATACGCTCCACGGCCTCGATTGCCAGGCGATCTTCCCGCATGCAAAGCGCCGGTTGGCTCATGGCTTCTGCCGCTTTTTTATCGGCAAGCGCCGCCAGGACGGCAGCCAGGGTATCAGCGCGCGACACAGCGAGCAGACCGAGTCGCATGGGCATGCCTGCCTTATATATCAAATCACTTTGGGTAATGACGCCCACGGGCCGACTCTTTCCGTCAACCACCGGCACGCCGGTAAAAACCGAGGAAAGCAGCAGGCGGACCACATCGTTGAGCGGGGTGTCGATTGTGACTTTATTGGGCGAAACGGTCATGATGTCCCGCACCCTGATGTGCCTGGGGAAGATCGAGCTTCGTGTCTTGTGAGCGACAACCGCGAGGTCTTGCATTGCCACGATGCCGTCCGTGACCATTTTTTCGATTTCCGGCAGAACGCGTTCCACCTCGACGGCCGGTGCGACGATGGTGATGCGCACCGGCATGTTGTAGGAAAGAATGACAAGCCTGTCCGTGGCGATTTCTCCGTTTTCGTAGCACCCCTGCACTCCGCGCGTCACCAGACAACGCATCCCGGCCTTGAGATCATGGATGTAGCGCACGACGGCATCGGCAAGAGGGCTGCCCTGCCAACGAGCTTCCTCGCTGGTAAATATCTCGATTATCCTGTATTGCAGCATGCAGCGCCCTCCTTATTTCAATCGACCCAGCCAAAGGCCAAGCAAAACCAAGGCCCCGCCGATAATGTTATTGGAAAAAAAATTGACCAGCGCAACAAGGTGGGTTGCGGCACGCATACCATTGACGGTCTCCAGGGCAAAAGTCGAAAAAGTGGTCAGTGCCCCCAGATAGCCGGTCATAAAAAAAAGGCGTGCTTGCGGATTCATGAAATCAACGCCTCGTTCCGCCAAGGAAAAGGCCAAACCGACCAGGAAACACCCTGAAAGATTAACGATCAGCGTCCCCCAGGGGAAGCCGGTACCGAAGAGCTTCACGGCAAGAAGTCCCATTGCATACCTTGACAGGGCCCCAAGGCTGCCGCCGATCATGACCAGCAGTATTTTCGTCATGCCGCCACCCGTCCGCAGAAATTGTATCGTCTTTTCAAAACCGCAATGCCGCCTTTAATCGTTTCGGGTTGAGCCGCCAAACTGCGTTCGCAAAGAGCTTGCCGTCAACCGGGAGTGTCCCGGTGAAATCCGTCACCAGGTGCCGTAGTTGTACCGCGCCAAATCCTGGTATTTCAAGCGCAAATATAAAAAAACCTTTCTTCGGCTCGTTATTAATTTTCCTTGTTGCCGCCGCAAGCGGCATTGATGTCAGTTGAGGAGAGACAGCGCCGCCACGGCATGCCAGGTGGTGTCGAGAAACGCCGTGGCCCGGAGACCGCGACCAAAGCCGCCGAAGGCGGTCTGGCAACCGGCAAGAAACTGTCCGGCCCTTTCCGGGTCGGCAGGCACCGCCCCCAAGGCGTCAAGCGCTCGGAGACAGGAATGGCAGTTCTCGACAAAGGAAGTGGTGCCGGGGAAAAAGCCGAAACCGCCGTCACCGTTCTGGCTGGCCCGGAACCAGGAAATCATCTCCTCATCGGAGCGCGGCAAGGCACGTCCGAATATCCGGCTCAGATACAAATGCATCCAGGCCTCGTCAACGCTCCGCCAATGACGGTTCAAAACGGCGGCAAGGTGACGCTCTCCGGCTTTCATCGCCGGTTTACGTCCCAGCACCTCCGCCAAAATTCCGGCGCAATAATACCAGTCATCCAGAGAAACGGCAGTTTGTATCCTGTCGAGCACGGCCGCCTCGACGGCATCTGAGTCCAATGCAATCCCAGCGGTCCGACAGCACCAGAGCAGCTGGAAGGTCATCCTGGCTCCGACGGACAGGGTCCGCCGACAGCCCTCCAGATAAGACCGCAGATTCTCGTCTTCAGCGGGATCAAATCCTTTTCCCAGCTCGTCGTACTGCCGGGCAAGGCCAAGGATGTTCAAGGCGTGGTAGGTGTCCTCGATGGTAGCCGGCAGCCTGGGTGTGGCGCCGAAACCGCCGGAGGGCTTGCGCCTTGCTTCCACAAAGGGAACGGCAGCGGCCAGGATTGCCGAGAAACGATCAATCACTACCGAACCCATGTCAGTTGTCGCAGGAGAAACATATGAGCGGCTTTGACTTTTCATGCGGTCCCTCTCCGGTTCATTTTCCCCATAACCGGCATCTGCAGGCACCGGCGACGGTTTTCATGAAAACCGAAAACTGCATCGATCACGGCGCCCATTTCCACGATGTCGGACGGTTCCGGCGGCTGTACCGCCACCAGCTCAAGAAAAGCGTGGCGATCAATGCCAGGCCCGGCCAAATCACCATATCACGGCCTGTCCCCATATTCCGGGGCATACGACCTCCAAAACAAAAAAACTCCTGCCTTCCTTTCGGAGGGCAGGAGTCATCAGCTTGCAGGCAAGCGGTTAATGGCGAACTCCATCGCCTTAATATTTATTGCACGATAAACGACGAAACTGAAAATGTCAAACATTCTCCCAATGAAGTCGGACAGAT includes the following:
- a CDS encoding uracil-DNA glycosylase — encoded protein: MSGQANGGERPNCFACRHFFITYQASHPYGCKAMGFKSKKNPALVVYESSGLECRLFEKK
- a CDS encoding histidine kinase translates to MLQYRIIEIFTSEEARWQGSPLADAVVRYIHDLKAGMRCLVTRGVQGCYENGEIATDRLVILSYNMPVRITIVAPAVEVERVLPEIEKMVTDGIVAMQDLAVVAHKTRSSIFPRHIRVRDIMTVSPNKVTIDTPLNDVVRLLLSSVFTGVPVVDGKSRPVGVITQSDLIYKAGMPMRLGLLAVSRADTLAAVLAALADKKAAEAMSQPALCMREDRLAIEAVERMLEKQLKRLPVVDADGRLVGMLSRIDIFRTIMKEAPDWKSFRAQHIEVGNLRLVSDVMRRDTQTARPDTSIEEVIRMIDANDIQRVAVVDGDGRFLGLIFDRDLLVAFSSAHYEGIWNYFVSKIPFTERGRKCREFRELLRAGTAAEVMQTNIVTIGENAVLDEAVRLMTDKGFKRLPVLDAQGRFRGMISRDSLLRTGFGKG
- a CDS encoding ATPase, whose product is MMLADFGTSYCKFLDLDAADAAPTLIPTKDLPRGLRVDLATGHNGKRFSSHYVNELTALARGGEEMIAATDYVLLDCGSRDIKYISYCGGELHDMGWNSECGASMGFTIELLERYYNLDYTSLAVPETTFSITCGVLGMSHIFDAVTSGISEAEAVARFVKGIAVNAYRFAGSPEVLYLSGGLCDNPLFVGSFPCRVVPLGRFVLIKGLEKTARQHLAESR
- a CDS encoding camphor resistance protein CrcB; translated protein: MTKILLVMIGGSLGALSRYAMGLLAVKLFGTGFPWGTLIVNLSGCFLVGLAFSLAERGVDFMNPQARLFFMTGYLGALTTFSTFALETVNGMRAATHLVALVNFFSNNIIGGALVLLGLWLGRLK